One genomic window of Sphingomonas ginsengisoli An et al. 2013 includes the following:
- a CDS encoding site-specific DNA-methyltransferase, whose amino-acid sequence MTFDQPDLKHALAQTRTDLLRPNGANARTHSRQQIKQIAQSIERFGFTNPVLISDAGEIIAGHGRVAAAKLLGWSQVPTIKLSHLSEVERRAYVLADNKLALNAGWDRETLAIELEGLIDIGFDVELTGFSLAEIDLTLDSAREGDPSRDDHPEEVTIQAQGPAVSQASNLWLLGRHRLLCGDSQEGASFEHLMAGAQADLVFTDPPYNVAIDGHVCGAGAIKHREFAFASGEMSEGRFTAFLQTTLGHAAACMRNGAIAYVCMDWRHINELMAAGTEVFTELKNLVVWNKTNAGMGTFYRSKHELIFVSKQGNAKHTNSFGLGETGRYRSNVWDYPGISSLGGNRSSELAMHPTVKPVALVADAIRDCSRRGEIVLDCFGGSGTTLIAAEKTGRCARLIEFDPLYCDTIVRRWQDYTGKEARDSRTGQLFNDRAEQERGEGA is encoded by the coding sequence ATGACCTTTGACCAACCGGACCTGAAGCATGCGCTCGCGCAGACGAGAACCGACCTGCTACGACCTAATGGCGCGAACGCCCGCACGCACTCTCGACAGCAAATCAAACAGATCGCTCAGAGCATCGAGCGTTTTGGCTTCACCAACCCTGTGCTCATTTCTGATGCTGGCGAGATCATTGCAGGGCATGGTCGGGTCGCGGCAGCCAAGCTACTTGGGTGGAGCCAAGTGCCCACGATCAAGCTCTCCCACCTGAGCGAGGTCGAACGACGGGCTTACGTGCTGGCGGACAACAAACTCGCACTGAATGCCGGTTGGGACCGTGAAACCCTGGCCATCGAGCTGGAGGGGCTGATCGACATCGGCTTCGATGTCGAATTGACCGGGTTCAGCCTCGCCGAGATCGACCTGACTCTTGATTCGGCGAGGGAAGGGGATCCGAGCCGTGACGACCATCCAGAAGAAGTGACCATTCAAGCGCAAGGCCCTGCGGTCTCTCAAGCCAGCAATCTTTGGTTGCTTGGCCGACACCGGCTCTTGTGCGGCGACTCCCAGGAGGGGGCCTCGTTTGAACATTTGATGGCCGGGGCGCAGGCCGACCTCGTGTTCACCGATCCGCCGTATAACGTAGCAATCGATGGTCACGTGTGCGGCGCCGGCGCCATCAAGCACCGCGAGTTTGCATTTGCATCCGGTGAGATGAGTGAAGGCAGATTCACGGCCTTCCTCCAGACTACACTGGGGCACGCAGCAGCCTGCATGCGCAATGGCGCCATTGCGTACGTTTGCATGGACTGGCGGCACATCAACGAGCTGATGGCTGCCGGCACTGAGGTGTTCACCGAACTCAAGAATTTGGTCGTTTGGAATAAGACCAACGCCGGGATGGGGACCTTCTATCGGTCCAAACACGAGCTTATCTTCGTCTCCAAGCAGGGTAACGCCAAGCACACCAACAGCTTCGGCTTAGGTGAGACCGGCCGCTATCGCTCGAATGTCTGGGACTATCCGGGTATCAGCTCGCTTGGTGGCAATCGTTCCAGCGAGCTGGCGATGCACCCGACCGTCAAGCCGGTCGCCTTGGTCGCCGATGCCATTCGGGATTGCTCCCGGCGCGGCGAGATTGTCCTCGATTGCTTCGGCGGGTCTGGCACAACACTCATTGCTGCCGAGAAGACTGGCCGATGCGCCCGGCTGATCGAGTTTGATCCTCTCTACTGCGACACGATCGTTCGGCGCTGGCAGGACTACACCGGCAAGGAGGCCCGCGATTCACGTACTGGGCAGCTGTTCAACGACCGTGCGGAGCAAGAGCGAGGCGAGGGCGCGTGA
- a CDS encoding PilZ domain-containing protein translates to MASVFGVSEQVGERRKGARHVPVLQLASIETGGRVQLGLVLDLSLSGLSLRAATTGKPGQPITVCLREFVIEGTIAWLDAGKVGVQFYDDLAPEILQSLLSAFDPRMRAPRLNTDLSVKVRLGAEVAQAWLRNISPSGAMLAVDGDPTDRGQVVVTFPQVGPVPGQIRWSDGARIGILFNRALNLKDLGVVVDSGSAWLPREHGPRQT, encoded by the coding sequence GTGGCGAGTGTATTTGGCGTCAGTGAACAAGTCGGAGAACGGCGCAAGGGAGCCCGGCATGTGCCGGTCCTTCAGTTAGCTTCGATCGAGACAGGCGGCCGGGTTCAGCTCGGTCTAGTTCTGGATCTCAGCCTCAGCGGATTGAGTCTAAGAGCCGCAACTACCGGCAAGCCGGGGCAACCGATTACCGTGTGTCTCCGCGAATTTGTTATCGAAGGGACGATCGCGTGGCTTGATGCTGGAAAGGTCGGGGTTCAATTCTACGACGATCTCGCACCGGAAATTCTTCAAAGCCTCCTAAGCGCGTTCGACCCGCGAATGCGAGCGCCGCGGCTCAACACCGACCTTAGCGTTAAAGTCAGGTTGGGCGCCGAGGTCGCCCAAGCCTGGCTTAGAAACATTTCGCCCTCTGGCGCGATGCTTGCGGTCGACGGCGATCCGACCGACCGAGGCCAGGTTGTCGTCACCTTTCCGCAAGTCGGTCCGGTGCCGGGGCAGATCCGTTGGAGCGATGGTGCCCGCATCGGCATCCTGTTTAATCGTGCGCTCAATCTCAAAGATTTGGGTGTCGTCGTCGACAGTGGAAGCGCTTGGCTCCCTCGAGAACACGGTCCAAGACAGACCTAA
- a CDS encoding DUF5681 domain-containing protein, translated as MTDKAPGANRPGLRSGYRQPPKDHQFKKGQSGNPKGRPKKNHRSLGAIVAAELRKPVPVTQNGERVMMTRLEAIVTKAVQDALTGSPAERRLALKLLAAHLPQEALHPLPAGFRVHFIKADKHDENL; from the coding sequence GTGACCGACAAAGCGCCTGGTGCCAATCGACCGGGGCTCCGAAGCGGGTACCGTCAGCCGCCCAAGGATCACCAATTCAAGAAAGGGCAGTCAGGCAACCCGAAAGGAAGGCCGAAGAAAAACCATCGGTCGCTAGGCGCCATCGTGGCGGCCGAGCTGCGCAAGCCAGTTCCGGTTACGCAAAACGGGGAACGCGTAATGATGACCCGTCTTGAGGCCATCGTCACAAAGGCGGTTCAGGATGCCTTGACTGGTTCTCCAGCTGAGCGACGGTTAGCCCTCAAGCTCCTTGCCGCGCATCTGCCCCAGGAGGCACTTCACCCCTTGCCGGCGGGCTTCCGGGTGCATTTTATCAAGGCTGACAAACACGATGAGAATCTGTGA
- a CDS encoding JAB domain-containing protein, with product MATQAVMETSLRPLLTADLGSPPSGQVLVRYLWLCLAHSDVERVRVLFLDGRGHLLRDEEIARGDNRHAVLDPRAIVRRCLDLGAQRLVVAHNHPSGDPAPSVTDRRATDSLVAAARLFNIQVVDHVVLASGGWSSMRALGWLGK from the coding sequence ATGGCAACGCAAGCGGTGATGGAAACTTCGCTTCGTCCGCTGCTGACTGCCGACCTCGGCTCGCCGCCAAGCGGCCAGGTGTTAGTGCGCTATCTCTGGCTCTGCCTGGCTCACTCCGACGTTGAGCGAGTAAGAGTTCTCTTCCTTGACGGCCGCGGACACCTACTTCGCGACGAGGAAATTGCGCGGGGCGACAACCGGCATGCGGTGCTCGACCCGCGGGCAATCGTGAGGCGTTGCCTGGACCTTGGCGCGCAGCGCTTGGTCGTGGCGCACAACCACCCGTCTGGCGATCCGGCGCCATCGGTCACCGATCGCAGGGCGACCGACTCGCTTGTCGCCGCAGCTCGCCTCTTCAACATTCAAGTCGTGGACCACGTCGTTCTCGCCAGCGGTGGTTGGAGCAGCATGCGAGCCTTGGGCTGGCTCGGAAAGTAA
- a CDS encoding MarR family transcriptional regulator — MDEPSKPSASARNNDVIEVPRRRLLRLSFMLEALAHTREPAFESDCSARRGELISYARSAMQRRQARKEHFAKAIIGEPAWDLLLILYVADGIGEAITVTEAADRARLASTSAKRWIEYLEKERLVHRRPHERDGRRIALSLSTKGRRSLDSYFCGIVCTDR; from the coding sequence ATGGACGAACCTTCCAAGCCTTCCGCCAGCGCGAGAAATAACGATGTCATCGAAGTCCCGCGTCGCAGGCTGTTGCGCCTGTCATTCATGCTTGAGGCTTTGGCGCACACTCGGGAGCCGGCATTTGAGAGCGACTGCTCAGCTCGGCGTGGCGAACTGATTTCCTATGCGCGTAGCGCAATGCAGCGTCGCCAAGCGCGCAAGGAGCATTTCGCCAAAGCCATCATTGGCGAGCCCGCGTGGGACTTGTTACTCATTCTCTATGTTGCTGATGGGATCGGTGAAGCCATTACGGTGACTGAGGCCGCCGACCGCGCGCGATTAGCGTCCACGAGTGCCAAGCGTTGGATCGAATACCTCGAAAAGGAGCGTCTGGTGCATCGTCGTCCGCACGAACGCGACGGCCGGCGCATCGCGCTTTCGCTTTCGACGAAGGGGAGAAGGTCGCTCGATAGCTATTTTTGCGGGATCGTTTGCACGGATCGTTAG